AAAGAAGCTATTCACAAAACAAAGATAGAAAATCTTGATATTATTCCTTCATCTGTCCTTGTGGAAGATTTTAGGGGGTTGAACAAAGATGTAGGCTTGTCAGTTAATCATTTGTGTTTAGCTCTGCAAAATGTTCAAAGTCAATATGATATATGTATTCTAGATACTCCGCCAAGTCTAGGCACCCTTACTCAGGAAGCCTTTCTAGCTAGCCAGCATTTAGTTGTGTGTTTAACACCTGAACCTTTTTCTATAATCGGTTTGCAGAAAATAAAAGAATTCTGTTCAACAATTGCGAATGATTTAGACATACTAGGAATAGTATTTTCATTTTGGGATGAAAGAAACTCAACGAATTCTACGTACACTGATATCATAGAGACAATTTATGAAGGCAAAATCTTATCTAATAAAGTGCGTAGGGATATTACTGTTAGCAGATCTTTATTGAAGGAAAGTCCAGTAATAAATGTTTACCCAAACTCCAGGGCATCTCAGGATATTTTAAACTTAACTAAAGAAATAGAAAACAAACTGTTCTTCAACAAAAAATTAGTTCAGGAAACTCTGTGAGTAAATTAGTAAAAGAAGCGTCTGCATTTTTTCAAAAAAATCAAGAGAACACAAGAAAGGAATTCCACAAAAAAGAATTCGCGATGGATGTTTTTTCGGTCTCTCTAAGCGAAGATGAAAAAGAACAAATAGAGAG
This genomic stretch from Chlamydia poikilotherma harbors:
- a CDS encoding ParA family protein, translated to MKTLAFCSFKGGTGKTTLSLNIGSNLAQISKKRVLLVDLDPQANLTTGLGIQIHDEYGLNEVLRSSNDIKEAIHKTKIENLDIIPSSVLVEDFRGLNKDVGLSVNHLCLALQNVQSQYDICILDTPPSLGTLTQEAFLASQHLVVCLTPEPFSIIGLQKIKEFCSTIANDLDILGIVFSFWDERNSTNSTYTDIIETIYEGKILSNKVRRDITVSRSLLKESPVINVYPNSRASQDILNLTKEIENKLFFNKKLVQETL